The DNA sequence CACCGCCTCCAGAACCACGATGGAGTTGTCCACCAGCATGCCCACCCCCAGGGCGATCCCGCCCAGCGACATGATATTCAGGGACACGTCCATCTGGTACATCAGGGCGAAGGTGGCCAGGACGGAAATGGGAATTGAGAAAGCCACCAGCAGGGTGCTTCTCAGGTGGCGCAGGAACAGGTAGAGGACCAGGGTGGCCAGCACCGCTCCCAGCACCGCCGACCAGAGCACGTTGTCCACGGCCTGCTCGATGAATCGGGCCTGATTGAAAACGGTGCGCACCTGGAGGCTGCCCGAAAGGACCCCGTCCTTGCGAAGCTTCTCCAGCTTGGCCTCCACCGCCCGGGCCACCATCACCGTATTGGCGTCGCCCTCCTTGTAGACCGCCAGCTCCACGCTCTCGCGGCCGTCGATGCGGGCAATCACCTCCCGGTCCTTGGAACCCCGCCAGACCTCGGCGACCTCGCCCAGAACCACCCTTCTGCCGTCCGAATCCCGCAGGATGATCCGTTCGATCTCTTCCACCGAGCGAAACTGGTTCAACATGCGAACCATGTAGTTGGCATCCAGGTCATACAGGCTTCCGGAAGCCTGGTTCAGGTTCTCCCGGGTGAGCACCTGGGTCACTTCGGTAATGGGGATCCTCAGCTCGGCCAACCGCTTCTCGTCGATTTCAATGCGAATCTGCTCCTCCAGGCCGCCCACCACCTTGATGGCCGCCACGCCTTCGGTGGACTCCAGGCTCTTCTTCAACTCCTCGTCGGCCAGATAGCGCAGGCGGCTGAGGCTGGCCTCGCCCCAGAACTGCAGGCGCATGACGGGATCGTAGGAAGGATCGAAGCGCAACAGCACCGGTCGCTCCACGTCCCGTGGCAACTGCAGCAGATCCAGCTTTTCCCTGACTTCCAGGGTGGCCACATCCATGTTGGTCCGCCAGGTGAACTCCAGAACGACCTCGGACTGACCCGAACGCGACACCGACTCCACCCGGGTCAGGCCTCCCACCACCCCGACCACCTCCTCGATGGGACGGGTGATCAGATTTTCGATCTCTTCGGGAGCCGCGTCCTCGTAGTCGGTCAGGATGGTGAGGGCGGGATAGGCGATTTCCGGCAGCAGGTTGAGGGCCATCCGCTGCAGGGAGACAAGACCGAAAAGAGCCACTGCCACCACAAACATGCAGACGGTGACGGGACGCCGTATGGCAAGTTGGATCATGGTTCAGGAAGAGCTGGCTAGAGGATCGGAACCGGGCTCGGGACCAGGAGCGGGGGCATTCCGGCGGGGCGCGAGTCGGGATGACGGGCTGTGGCGATTCCAGGGGCGGGTCGTCCGCCGGGCAAGCCGGACTTGCAGGGAGCAACCGAAGCCGGGAACTGCCGGCGGCCATCCGGCAAGCGCCAAGGGCAGGTCCCCCGCGACCATCCGCCGCCGGGTACGGCGCAGGTTTCAGGTGGTTCCTTCCGCCAGGCCGTTTGAGGAATCTTCCCCGACCCTCTTGATCTCGGACCCGTCCTCCAAAGCGCCCTGTCCGGCGACCACCACTCGATCCCCGGCAGAAATCCCCTTCAAGATTTCGATACTTCCATCCTCTTCATAGCCCAGTTGCACGGGCACTCGCCGGGCCACGCCGTTGTCGGCCAGAAAGACGAAGGTCTCCCCGTCCCGTTCCAACACGGCCCGCTTGGGAACCAGGATGGCATCGGGGCGCACGTCGGTCTGAATGGCCACCCTGACAAACCCGCCCGGCATGAATCCCTCGGTTGCGGGAGTGAGTTCCACCGTGACCTTTACAGTACCACTGGAGGTATCGACCACCGGACTGACCCGCACCACGCGTCCCACACCCTCGACATCCTCATCCGCACCCAGGCGCACCGAGGCCGTCTGTCCGGGGCGGACCCGGCGTGCCTCCCGCTCCGACAGGAAGACGTCGGCATACAGAGGAGAGAAGGCTCCCAGCTTGAACAGCTTGTCGGCGCTGCGAATACTCTTGCCCAACTCCATGGTGCGTTCGGTGATCCGCCCTCCAAAAGGAGCCGTGATCCGGGTATGGGAGATCTCGAGTTCGGATTTGCGGATCTCCGCCTCCAGCTCCTGCACGCGGTGGACAAGCTCCCGGGTCTCCGAGGCCGAGACCCGCTCGTCGTGCCCCAGCTCGTCCAGTTGATACCTCACCTGGTCGTACTCCCGCTCGCTGATGAGCTGCTCCTCGTAGGCTTCCTGCAGGCGCTGGCGCTCGTTCTCGGTGTTGGCGATCTGTACCTTGGCCTTCTCCCGTCGGATGCGGGCCTTTTCCAACTGCAATTTGGCCTGGGCCAGTTTTTCCCGGGCCAACTCCAACTGGATCCGGAGAGAACGGTCATCCAGGCGCCCCAGGAGCTGCCCTTGCCTGACGAGGTCCCCCTCTTCCACCAGCAGGCTCTGGACGATTCCCTCGGTTTGCGCCTTGACCTCGACTTCTCTCAGCGGCCTCAGATTGGAAGTGGAGGAGAGGTGGTGGGTGATCCGGTCCCGTCTGGCCTGGGCCAGTTCCACCGGGGCAGCCGCAGCGCCGTTATCGCGGCCGCCGGTGGCTGAAGGAGATCCTTTAGGGGAAGCGGTCGGGTTTTCCGGCTTTTGCCTGAGAAAATACCCGGCGGCCGCCAACACCACCAGCAGGATCAGGAACCCATAGACTTTGGTCCGTTTGCTCATGGCAGGCCTGGTGTCCTGTCTCGGGGCATGACTGCCCGCGATGAACCGGGGGGCGCTGAACGGACCGGACGAAGGCAAACCAGCCGGCGACCCGGGCGCGCACAATCGCGGTCATTTCCCAGTTGTTGCCGGTTTCCTGAATCGAGGGTGAAGCTGGTGACCTTCCGGCGCCGTAAGGCTGTTCCCAACCCGTTCCAAATCAAGGTTAGCATGAATCATCAGTTCGGGTCGGAATAAGGTAGGGGCAGCGAGGTCCGAGCTTGAGGTCAGCCGTATCCCTCCGACATCCCTCTGTTTACATTGGAACCGGGATGGAGTAGATTTTTTCCCAGTTCCGGGCAGGAATCGGGTCATGAGGCCGTCGCGAGTGCAACTGTTGGGGCTCTGCATCCTGGCGACGCTCCTGTTTGCCTACCTGGCCCTTCGTATCTGGCTCTGGTCTTGACGAATCCACCCCTCATCGCTGTTCTGGGACCGACCGCAAGCGGAAAATCCAACCTGGCGCTCCGGCTTGCCAGACGATTCCGGGGTGAGATCGTCGGTTGCGACTCGGTGCAGGTCTACCGGTTTCTGGACATCGGCACCTCCAAGGTACTCAAGCCCGAGCAGGCCGGCATCCCTCACCACCTGATCGACTTTCTCAATCCCGACCAGGAATTCACCGCCGGCCAGTACATGGCTCTGGGCCGCAGGGTCTTGTCGGAAATCGGACAGCGGGGAAACCTGCCTCTGGTGGCGGGGGGCACCGGGCTCTACCTGCGCGCACTGCTGAACGGTCTCTTCGACGGCCCCTCCCGCTGTGAATCGCTGAGGGGGCGCTTGCAACAGCAGGCCCGTCGCAAGGGGGACGCCCACCTCCACCGCCTGCTGGCGAGAGTGGACCCGGAGTCGGCCCGGCGCATATCAGCCAGGGACCAGCACAAGATCATACGCGCCCTGGAAGTCTATTTTCTGACCGCCAAGCCCATCTCGCTTCACTTTCGAGACGGCGCTGAGAAATTGAAGGGGTTCCGGCTGCTGAGGATCGGGCTCGACCCGTCGCGGGACCGGCTCTACCGCAGAATCGAAGAGCGCGTCGACCGCATGTTTGCCGGCGGATTGGTGGAGGAGGCCCGCTCCATCCTGGCCAGGGGCTATTCTCCCGGCTGCAAGCCTCTCCAATCGCTCGGATACCTCCAGGTGGTGCAGTTTCTGCAGGGAGAGATTTCCCTGCAGACAGCCGCTGACGCTACCAAACAGGCCACACGGAACTACGCCAAACGACAGTTGACCTGGTTTCGAAAGGAAGAAAAGGTGATCTGGTTTCCGGGATTCGGGGATGAAGATTCCCTCGGGTCCAATGTTGAAGCTTGCGTGGCGGATTTCATCCAGGCTGGGACAAGTAGGCAATCGGGCTCGTCGACCCGTCCGGCGCTCTTGTCCGCCCCCTAGGGGGCTCCGGGGCTGCTTTGCCCCACCGGACCCGAACCCGACGGGTATTCAGGAGAATCAGGAGATCCATGGAAAAGCAACCGCACAATATTCAGGATGTCTTTCTCAACCGTCTTCGCAGGGAGAAGCTGCCCGTAACCGTCTTTCTGACAAGCGGAGTCAAGTTGACCGGCCGAATCAAAAGCTTCGACAAGTACGCGGTCATTCTGGAATCCGCCCAACGGGACCAACTGATCTTCAAACACGCCATCTCGACCGTTGTGACATCCAAATCGGCCCCCGCCGCTTCGGCCCCACCCTCGTCGCCTTCCGAACCGCCCTCACCGGCAGCACAGGACTCCGAACCGGAGCCTTCGAACTGAAATGGATGTCGCCGCCCCGGACAGGGAAAACGTCATACTGGTGGGATGCGAGCTGAAGCGACCCGTCAGTCCGGCTGCCGGCAGAGGAGCCGGGCTGAGCCTGGAGGAATCGCTGGATGAGCTGGCGGCCCTGGCTTCCGCCGCCCGAGCCAGGGTGGCTGCGCGCCTGCTTCAGCAACGGTCCCGCTACGATCCAGGCTATCTGATCGGCAAGGGCAAGGTGGAGAGTCTGAAAGGACTGCTGGATCGGCACCGGGCCGACACCGTGATCTTCGACGACAACCTTTCTCCGGCTCAGCAA is a window from the Acidobacteriota bacterium genome containing:
- the hfq gene encoding RNA chaperone Hfq, whose protein sequence is MEKQPHNIQDVFLNRLRREKLPVTVFLTSGVKLTGRIKSFDKYAVILESAQRDQLIFKHAISTVVTSKSAPAASAPPSSPSEPPSPAAQDSEPEPSN
- the miaA gene encoding tRNA (adenosine(37)-N6)-dimethylallyltransferase MiaA is translated as MTNPPLIAVLGPTASGKSNLALRLARRFRGEIVGCDSVQVYRFLDIGTSKVLKPEQAGIPHHLIDFLNPDQEFTAGQYMALGRRVLSEIGQRGNLPLVAGGTGLYLRALLNGLFDGPSRCESLRGRLQQQARRKGDAHLHRLLARVDPESARRISARDQHKIIRALEVYFLTAKPISLHFRDGAEKLKGFRLLRIGLDPSRDRLYRRIEERVDRMFAGGLVEEARSILARGYSPGCKPLQSLGYLQVVQFLQGEISLQTAADATKQATRNYAKRQLTWFRKEEKVIWFPGFGDEDSLGSNVEACVADFIQAGTSRQSGSSTRPALLSAP
- a CDS encoding efflux RND transporter periplasmic adaptor subunit — encoded protein: MSKRTKVYGFLILLVVLAAAGYFLRQKPENPTASPKGSPSATGGRDNGAAAAPVELAQARRDRITHHLSSTSNLRPLREVEVKAQTEGIVQSLLVEEGDLVRQGQLLGRLDDRSLRIQLELAREKLAQAKLQLEKARIRREKAKVQIANTENERQRLQEAYEEQLISEREYDQVRYQLDELGHDERVSASETRELVHRVQELEAEIRKSELEISHTRITAPFGGRITERTMELGKSIRSADKLFKLGAFSPLYADVFLSEREARRVRPGQTASVRLGADEDVEGVGRVVRVSPVVDTSSGTVKVTVELTPATEGFMPGGFVRVAIQTDVRPDAILVPKRAVLERDGETFVFLADNGVARRVPVQLGYEEDGSIEILKGISAGDRVVVAGQGALEDGSEIKRVGEDSSNGLAEGTT